GTAGACCTCCTAAGAGAAGAAGAGTGTAAGGAGTAGCTAATGGCAAGATATAGAGGACCAGTAGAAAAAATCGAAAGAAGACTTGATGCAGATCTTGGACTTAAAGGTGAGAGAAGATTAGCAGGTAAAAGTGCTTTAGAAAAAAGACCATATGCTCCAGGTCAACACGGACAAAGAAGAGCAAAAATCTCTGAGTATGGTTTACAATTAAGAGAAAAACAAAAAGCTAAATTTTTATATGGTGTATCTGAAAAACAATTCAGAAAATACTTTAAAGAAGCAGCAAGAAGAGAAGGTAATACAGGGGCAAACCTTATTACATTAATCGAGCAAAGATTAGATAACGTTGTATTTAGAATGGGATTTGCTACAACTAGAGCAAACGCTAGACAATTTACAACTCATGGACATGTTTTAGTAGATGGTAAGAAAGTAAATATCCCTTCTTATATCGTTAAACCTGGACAAAAAGTAGAGATAAAAGAAAAATCTAAAACTAACCCACAAATCGTTAGAGCATTAGAATTAACAAACCAAACTG
This genomic window from Arcobacter sp. CECT 8986 contains:
- the rpsD gene encoding 30S ribosomal protein S4, with protein sequence MARYRGPVEKIERRLDADLGLKGERRLAGKSALEKRPYAPGQHGQRRAKISEYGLQLREKQKAKFLYGVSEKQFRKYFKEAARREGNTGANLITLIEQRLDNVVFRMGFATTRANARQFTTHGHVLVDGKKVNIPSYIVKPGQKVEIKEKSKTNPQIVRALELTNQTGIVEWVDVDKDKVFGIFTRIPTREEVVIPVEERLIVELYSK